Proteins co-encoded in one Pseudophryne corroboree isolate aPseCor3 chromosome 1, aPseCor3.hap2, whole genome shotgun sequence genomic window:
- the LOC135052892 gene encoding vomeronasal type-2 receptor 26-like has protein sequence MYKIPTSRCNDKCPPGYRKAFNGGFHVCCYDCVPCSEGEFCNTTDCEICYRCPDEEWPDERRVRCGPKIYDFLSYDKDIVVQISAVTASLFSAITLFILGNFIYYWNTPIVKANNRAVSFILLISILMSFLCVFLFLGRPVDITCRLRQMSFGIFFSTAVSSVLAKTVTVFIAFKATKPGSSWRKWVTLKVSNYVVIVCSSVQALICGIWLTVSSPYQEYDHHSYKGMIIIQCNEGSVIGLYSMLSYIGILASVNFVLAFMVRTLPDSFNEAKYITFSMLVCCSVWIAMIPAYLSTKGKYMVAVEIFAILTSCAGVLGCIFFPKLYILLIKPEFNSRKTILVKNTL, from the exons ATGTACAAGATCCCAACATCTCGGTGCAATGACAAATGTCCTCCTgggtacagaaaagcttttaatgGAGGATTCCATGTCTGCTGCTATGACTGTGTCCCGTGTTCTGAGGGAGAATTTTGTAATACAACAG ATTGTGAGATCTGCTATAGATGTCCTGATGAAGAGTGGCCGGATGAGAGAAGAGTGAGATGTGGACCCAAAATATATGACTTTCTGTCCTATGATAAGGACATTGTGGTGCAAATATCTGCAGTAACAGCTTCATTGTTCTCTGCCATAACATTATTTATATTAGGGAACTTTATTTATTACTGGAACACCCCAATTGTGAAAGCCAATAACCGGGCTGTAAGCTTCATTCTCCTGATTTCCATCTTGATgagcttcctctgtgtgttctTGTTCCTTGGCCGGCCAGTGGATATAACCTGCAGACTCAGACAAATGTCTTTTGGGATCTTCTTCTCCACAGCTGTCTCTTCTGTATTAGCCAAGACTGTCACTGTCTTTATTGCTTTCAAAGCCACCAAACCCGGCAGTTCCTGGAGGAAGTGGGTAACACTCAAAGTATCTAATTATGTGGTCATTGTGTGCTCCTCTGTCCAAGCTCTCATCTGTGGTATCTGGCTGACTGTTTCTTCTCCCTATCAAGAGTATGACCATCACTCCTATAAGGGAATGATCATcattcagtgtaatgaggggtcagtGATTGGGTTATACTCTATGTTGAGTTACATAGGGATACTGGCATCTGTGAACTTtgttctggctttcatggtgaggacCTTACCGGACAGCTTCAATGAGGCCAagtacatcaccttcagcatgctggtgtgctgcagtgtctggattgcaatgatcccggcctatctgagcaccaaagggaaaTACATGGTGGCTGTGGAGATATTTGCCATACTGACCTCATGTGCTGGAGTTCTGggctgtatatttttcccaaaGCTTTATATTCTGCTTATAAAACCTGAATTTAACTCTAGAAAAACAATACTGGTGAAAAACACTTTATAA